In Sphingomonas panacisoli, one genomic interval encodes:
- the treF gene encoding alpha,alpha-trehalase TreF gives MPPGPDELFGDLFVAVQQRRLFGDGKTFPDMEPRRAPADIMAAWDAQRPQGDDELRAFVERNFDPPPPPRLDPPDDQASIGDHIAALWDDLVVTAQPGGPWSSALPLPSPYVIPGGRFREIYYWDSYFTMLGLAIDGRDALVESMLDNFVSLIERYGHIPNGTRSYFLSRSQPPFLALMTQLSRDPAPDVHRRRLAALRREHDYWMQGENHLAAPGASAHVVRLSDDAVLNRYWDASDTPRPEAYAEDVAVAAGADRPTADVYRDLRAAAESGWDFSSRWLRDAASLATIDTCAIVPVDLNCLLYLSERHIAEESAALGDATTAADYRRRADQRAAAILHYCWIAEERRFGDWHWIERRPTAGATAAGLYPLFAGIATPEQAADVARTAERDLLAPGGLRTTTVETAQQWDAPNGWAPLQWIAVAGLRRYGHDALADMIADRWLSTVEAFYDQTGALFEKYDIEHGRPASGGEYPNQQGFGWTNGVVKALLAERDKQRR, from the coding sequence GTGCCGCCCGGACCCGACGAACTCTTCGGCGATCTGTTCGTCGCGGTACAGCAGCGGCGGTTGTTCGGCGACGGCAAGACCTTTCCCGACATGGAGCCGCGCCGCGCGCCGGCCGACATCATGGCGGCATGGGACGCGCAACGGCCGCAAGGCGACGATGAACTTCGCGCGTTCGTCGAACGGAATTTCGATCCGCCACCACCACCTCGGCTCGATCCACCCGATGATCAGGCAAGCATCGGCGACCATATCGCCGCGTTGTGGGACGATCTCGTCGTCACCGCGCAACCGGGTGGGCCATGGTCGTCCGCGCTTCCGCTGCCGTCGCCGTACGTCATCCCCGGCGGGCGGTTTCGCGAGATATATTACTGGGACAGCTACTTTACGATGCTGGGGCTGGCGATCGACGGGCGGGATGCGCTGGTCGAGTCGATGCTCGACAATTTCGTGTCCCTGATCGAGCGGTACGGACATATCCCCAACGGCACGCGGTCGTATTTCCTGTCGCGATCGCAGCCGCCGTTCCTCGCGCTGATGACGCAACTGTCACGCGATCCGGCGCCCGACGTGCATCGCCGCCGTCTCGCGGCACTACGCCGCGAACATGACTATTGGATGCAAGGCGAGAACCATCTCGCCGCACCGGGTGCGAGCGCGCATGTGGTCCGGCTGTCCGATGACGCCGTGCTCAATCGATATTGGGACGCGTCCGACACGCCGCGGCCCGAGGCGTATGCCGAGGACGTCGCGGTCGCCGCCGGTGCCGATCGTCCGACCGCCGATGTGTATCGTGACCTGCGCGCCGCTGCCGAAAGCGGCTGGGACTTCAGTTCGCGCTGGCTGCGCGATGCTGCAAGTCTGGCGACGATCGATACCTGCGCGATCGTGCCGGTCGATCTCAATTGCCTGCTGTATCTCAGTGAACGCCACATCGCCGAAGAAAGTGCGGCGTTGGGCGACGCGACGACGGCCGCCGACTATCGTCGACGCGCCGATCAGCGGGCGGCGGCAATCCTGCATTATTGCTGGATCGCGGAAGAGCGCCGGTTCGGCGATTGGCATTGGATCGAACGGCGGCCGACCGCCGGCGCGACCGCTGCCGGACTATATCCGCTGTTCGCCGGTATTGCGACGCCCGAACAAGCAGCGGACGTCGCGCGCACGGCCGAGCGCGATCTGCTCGCACCGGGCGGTCTGCGGACGACCACGGTCGAAACGGCGCAGCAATGGGATGCTCCGAACGGCTGGGCGCCGCTGCAATGGATCGCGGTCGCCGGGCTTCGGCGTTACGGACACGATGCGCTGGCGGACATGATCGCCGATCGATGGCTATCGACGGTCGAAGCGTTTTACGACCAGACCGGCGCGCTGTTCGAGAAATACGATATCGAACACGGCCGCCCGGCCAGCGGCGGCGAATACCCCAACCAGCAAGGGTTTGGCTGGACCAACGGCGTGGTGAAGGCGTTGCTGGCCGAGCGCGACAAACAGAGGAGATGA
- a CDS encoding substrate-binding domain-containing protein — translation MTKRVSASELAGTGRRMTMDDLAELAGVSKITVSRALKDSALVRAPVREQIQQLARTHGYRLNTAARNLRLRRNHSVTVVINMTPTADRTMSDPIFLGLVGGLLQCLTAANYRLVLTTADQVLASGDHDSDGIIFLGQGTDDTLLGQVSEMGLPFVVWGARRATDGDWITIGSDNRRGGALIGQHLAALGRRDVLFLGDQEHQEVADRLTGLEQGGGATMRVTARACEFGMLAGRAAVDAAIEGGWRGDAIVGASDMIALGAMDALIARNIAIPDDMVVIGYDGIPAAANAAIPLTTVRQDWQRAGELLGETMLAWVEGTQPNPETLPVELIVRASTQAD, via the coding sequence ATGACGAAACGCGTATCGGCCAGTGAGCTCGCAGGGACGGGCCGCCGCATGACGATGGATGACCTGGCCGAACTGGCGGGTGTGTCCAAGATCACGGTGTCGCGCGCGTTGAAGGACAGCGCGCTGGTTCGCGCGCCGGTGCGCGAACAGATCCAGCAATTGGCTCGGACGCACGGTTATCGGCTTAACACCGCGGCGCGCAATCTGCGGCTGCGGCGTAATCATAGCGTCACGGTGGTCATCAACATGACCCCGACCGCCGACCGCACGATGTCCGACCCGATCTTCTTGGGGCTGGTCGGTGGACTGCTGCAATGCCTGACGGCGGCGAATTACCGATTGGTTCTAACGACCGCGGATCAGGTGTTGGCATCGGGCGACCATGATTCCGACGGCATCATCTTTCTGGGGCAGGGGACTGACGATACACTGCTCGGCCAGGTCAGCGAAATGGGCCTGCCGTTCGTCGTCTGGGGTGCGCGGCGGGCGACCGACGGCGACTGGATCACGATCGGCAGCGACAATCGTCGGGGCGGCGCGTTGATCGGACAGCATCTTGCGGCGCTGGGTCGTCGCGACGTGCTGTTTCTGGGCGACCAGGAACATCAGGAAGTCGCCGACCGGTTGACCGGCCTCGAGCAGGGCGGTGGCGCAACGATGCGCGTGACCGCGCGCGCCTGCGAGTTCGGGATGCTCGCCGGGCGCGCCGCCGTGGATGCGGCGATCGAGGGCGGCTGGCGCGGCGATGCGATCGTCGGCGCAAGCGACATGATCGCGCTCGGCGCGATGGATGCGTTGATCGCGCGGAATATCGCGATCCCCGATGACATGGTGGTGATCGGCTATGACGGCATTCCGGCAGCGGCGAACGCCGCCATCCCGCTGACGACGGTCCGGCAGGATTGGCAGCGCGCCGGCGAGTTGTTGGGGGAGACGATGCTCGCGTGGGTCGAGGGTACCCAACCTAACCCCGAAACGCTGCCCGTCGAACTGATCGTTCGAGCTTCCACGCAAGCCGACTGA
- a CDS encoding TonB-dependent receptor, giving the protein MSNRTAALLVAASLMAMTAATNAHAQEAPDQSTTAVSADTVSPDQEGEIVVTARRVSENQQNVPMSLTAVSGTELREKDVQTVTDLQKLVPSLTVNTGLNRNNTSFAIRGQRGGSLTAGLGGGPSVVPYFAEAPVYASGPGLFFDLQNIQVLNGPQGTLFGQNTTGGAILFEPARPTNEFGGYMMGTYGSYNRLDVEGVINLPIVADKLLFRAGIQRQTREGFSHDVTSKRDYDNRDSTVYRASLIARPFSWLENYTVGSLYVSNEQGPAVVLLAANYNPANPADPTKPPLGALVYSALQARAGLDVRHVSLDAQTRDRLRSSSINNRTTIDITSNLKLTNILSYARYQTDSARDDDGTLFPIQNSNGAYVPGSWNSDIIQFTEELRLTGNFGPLSVQTGGYYDRTSPGGVNSYTQELQTVATTNQTDAALRGKSRALFGQLGLDVGKIVPALDGLNLTAGYRYTWNDFAVSIDLLVYPGVISFPPPSPKPGDLCQLPFGAVYPNCHLSAAGSTSGDSFAFGADYKVTDKILLFANYKKGYKPGGINPILIGLGGTVDSIGFLFRPETVKTTEVGIKTEWRAGGVRGHFNATGYINKYNDIQANVPLLIGALTTGGTGNAAKATIKGVELEGDIRFGRLFSINAGYAYTDAKYDRYVLPTTPPTDLTNLPFVYTPKNQFNVSGVLTLPVPDSYGEIKLSANYAWKGRTYVGDTDPTQPFSFVDPYGLLGARIDWNNFLNNGHVDLSVFATNLTNKTYRTNVIQQYNATGYSTAIFGEPRMYGVSLRARF; this is encoded by the coding sequence ATGTCGAATCGCACCGCCGCGCTGCTCGTTGCAGCTTCGCTGATGGCGATGACCGCCGCCACCAACGCGCATGCGCAAGAGGCGCCGGACCAGAGCACGACTGCGGTGTCGGCCGACACGGTTTCTCCCGACCAAGAGGGCGAAATCGTCGTCACCGCACGTCGCGTGTCGGAAAATCAGCAGAACGTTCCGATGTCGCTGACCGCAGTGAGCGGCACCGAACTGCGCGAGAAGGACGTGCAGACGGTTACCGATCTGCAGAAGCTGGTGCCGTCGCTGACGGTCAACACCGGCCTCAATCGCAACAACACCAGTTTCGCCATTCGTGGCCAGCGCGGCGGATCGCTGACCGCCGGTCTGGGCGGCGGTCCGTCGGTCGTGCCGTATTTCGCCGAAGCGCCGGTCTATGCGTCGGGTCCGGGCCTGTTTTTCGATCTGCAGAATATCCAGGTACTCAACGGACCCCAGGGGACGCTGTTCGGCCAGAACACGACCGGCGGTGCGATCCTGTTCGAACCGGCCCGCCCGACCAACGAGTTCGGCGGCTATATGATGGGGACGTACGGCAGCTATAACCGGCTCGACGTCGAAGGCGTGATCAACCTGCCGATCGTCGCCGACAAACTGTTGTTCCGCGCCGGCATTCAGCGTCAGACGCGTGAGGGTTTCAGCCATGATGTCACCAGCAAGCGCGACTACGATAATCGCGATTCGACCGTCTATCGCGCCAGCCTGATCGCGCGCCCGTTCAGCTGGCTGGAGAACTACACGGTCGGGTCGCTCTACGTATCGAACGAGCAGGGTCCCGCGGTCGTTTTGCTCGCCGCGAACTACAATCCCGCCAACCCGGCAGACCCGACCAAGCCGCCGCTCGGTGCGCTGGTCTATTCGGCGTTGCAAGCGCGCGCCGGGCTCGACGTTCGCCATGTCTCGCTCGATGCGCAGACGCGCGATCGCTTGCGCTCGAGTTCGATCAACAACCGCACGACGATCGACATCACGAGCAACCTGAAGCTGACGAATATTCTCAGCTACGCCCGGTATCAGACCGACAGCGCGCGCGACGATGACGGCACGCTCTTTCCGATCCAGAATTCGAACGGCGCCTATGTTCCGGGCTCGTGGAATTCCGACATCATCCAGTTCACCGAAGAATTGCGGCTGACGGGCAATTTCGGCCCCCTTAGCGTTCAGACCGGCGGCTATTACGACCGTACGTCGCCGGGCGGCGTCAATTCCTATACGCAGGAGTTGCAGACCGTCGCGACCACCAATCAGACCGACGCGGCCCTGCGCGGGAAATCCCGCGCGCTGTTCGGGCAGCTCGGTCTCGACGTCGGCAAGATCGTCCCGGCGCTCGACGGACTGAACCTGACCGCCGGCTATCGCTATACGTGGAACGATTTCGCGGTCAGCATCGATCTGCTCGTCTATCCGGGCGTGATCTCGTTCCCGCCGCCGTCGCCCAAGCCGGGCGATCTGTGTCAGCTGCCGTTCGGCGCGGTCTATCCCAATTGCCACCTGTCGGCCGCCGGCTCGACGTCGGGCGACTCCTTCGCGTTCGGCGCGGACTATAAGGTGACCGACAAGATCCTGCTCTTCGCCAACTACAAGAAGGGCTACAAGCCGGGCGGCATCAATCCGATCCTGATCGGTCTGGGTGGCACGGTCGACAGCATCGGCTTCCTGTTCCGGCCGGAAACGGTCAAGACGACCGAAGTCGGCATCAAGACCGAATGGCGCGCCGGCGGTGTCCGCGGACATTTCAACGCCACGGGCTACATCAACAAGTATAACGACATTCAGGCCAACGTGCCGTTGCTGATCGGCGCACTGACGACGGGCGGCACCGGCAATGCCGCGAAGGCGACGATCAAAGGCGTCGAGCTGGAAGGCGACATTCGCTTCGGGCGACTGTTCTCGATCAACGCCGGCTATGCCTATACCGATGCGAAATACGATCGCTACGTCCTGCCGACGACGCCGCCGACCGACCTGACCAATCTGCCGTTCGTTTACACGCCGAAAAACCAGTTCAACGTCAGCGGCGTCCTGACGCTGCCGGTGCCGGATTCGTATGGCGAGATCAAACTGAGCGCGAACTACGCCTGGAAGGGGCGGACCTATGTCGGCGATACCGACCCGACGCAGCCGTTCAGCTTCGTCGATCCGTACGGCCTGCTCGGCGCGCGGATCGATTGGAACAACTTCCTCAACAACGGTCATGTCGATCTGTCGGTGTTTGCCACCAACCTGACCAACAAGACCTATCGCACCAACGTGATCCAGCAATACAACGCCACGGGGTACAGTACGGCGATCTTCGGTGAGCCGCGGATGTACGGCGTGTCGCTCCGCGCGCGCTTCTAG
- a CDS encoding alpha/beta hydrolase fold domain-containing protein, whose product MGGRQLKASVAVIAAGLALAVTAAHGQSAAPTTGPITVPSFVLPYSTYNAPETVALFDRMRALPQLPPNASIPEMRAYYDVQNTDRVKRMRAMYDVKVTDITIGGVHVQRVLPSAGVAAANRGRVLVNLHGGAFMWGANSGALAEAIPIAAVGRIEVLTVDYRLGPENRFPAATEDVIAVYKALLGKYPARAIGIYGCSAGGGLTAQSVAWMIDKKIPVPGAIGTFCASLVDLGGDSAYFAAAATGQVPSPATMPKLISIPYFAGARADDPMVFPGLSPAIVKRFPPTLLISGTRDFALSSVLHSNELLRAAGVKTELRVWDGMPHAFFVDPEAAESKQAYQAIVDFFAANLVAK is encoded by the coding sequence ATGGGCGGCAGGCAGCTCAAGGCAAGCGTGGCGGTCATAGCAGCCGGGTTGGCGCTGGCGGTGACGGCGGCGCACGGTCAATCGGCCGCACCGACCACCGGCCCCATCACGGTGCCGAGCTTCGTCCTGCCCTATTCGACGTATAACGCGCCGGAGACCGTTGCGCTGTTCGACCGGATGCGGGCGTTGCCGCAATTGCCGCCGAACGCTTCGATCCCGGAAATGCGGGCTTATTACGACGTCCAGAATACCGACCGCGTGAAGCGCATGCGGGCGATGTACGACGTCAAGGTCACCGATATCACTATCGGCGGCGTACACGTGCAGCGCGTCTTGCCCAGCGCGGGGGTGGCCGCGGCCAATCGCGGGCGTGTGCTGGTCAATCTGCACGGCGGCGCGTTCATGTGGGGCGCGAACAGCGGTGCGCTGGCGGAGGCGATCCCGATCGCGGCCGTGGGCCGCATCGAAGTGCTGACGGTGGATTATCGGCTGGGACCGGAGAACCGCTTCCCGGCCGCGACCGAGGACGTGATCGCGGTCTACAAGGCGCTGCTCGGCAAGTACCCTGCGCGGGCGATCGGCATCTACGGATGCTCCGCCGGCGGCGGGCTGACCGCGCAGTCGGTCGCGTGGATGATCGACAAGAAAATTCCGGTGCCGGGCGCGATCGGGACGTTTTGCGCTTCGTTGGTCGATCTGGGCGGCGACTCGGCATATTTCGCGGCAGCCGCGACGGGACAAGTGCCTAGTCCGGCGACCATGCCCAAGCTGATCTCGATACCGTATTTTGCCGGTGCACGGGCCGACGATCCGATGGTCTTTCCAGGCCTGTCGCCCGCGATCGTGAAACGATTTCCGCCGACCTTGCTGATCAGCGGCACGCGCGATTTCGCGCTGAGTTCGGTGCTGCACAGCAATGAGTTGTTGCGCGCCGCCGGTGTCAAAACGGAGCTGCGGGTATGGGACGGCATGCCGCATGCATTCTTCGTCGATCCGGAAGCCGCCGAGTCGAAGCAAGCGTATCAGGCGATCGTCGATTTCTTCGCCGCCAATCTAGTCGCGAAATAG
- a CDS encoding FKBP-type peptidyl-prolyl cis-trans isomerase translates to MAPIIPAAQRLCASRTKSGLGYTILREGAGAKPGATDTVMINYIGYLAANGAVFDQGMQSALPVDKVISGFSQGMQMAARTGIIRLCIPASLGYGATATGPIPANSDLVFQVELIDIKTAAEMTTIRMGEATNPATGNDAEPQK, encoded by the coding sequence TTGGCGCCGATCATCCCGGCCGCTCAGCGCCTGTGCGCGAGCCGAACCAAATCTGGTCTCGGATACACAATCCTCCGCGAAGGAGCGGGCGCGAAGCCGGGCGCGACCGACACCGTGATGATCAACTATATCGGTTACCTCGCCGCGAACGGAGCGGTCTTCGACCAGGGCATGCAATCTGCGCTACCCGTCGACAAGGTCATCTCGGGGTTTTCGCAGGGAATGCAGATGGCGGCACGAACCGGCATTATCCGCCTCTGCATTCCGGCATCGTTGGGGTACGGTGCGACGGCTACGGGTCCGATCCCCGCCAATTCCGATCTGGTGTTCCAAGTCGAGCTGATCGACATCAAAACGGCGGCGGAAATGACCACCATTCGTATGGGCGAAGCGACCAACCCTGCGACGGGTAACGATGCTGAGCCGCAGAAATAG
- a CDS encoding alpha/beta hydrolase family protein yields MALVAVVLATMAGAPRALAEAPAASTVPTAEDFGALPSLLAPVISPDGKRLVARSQVEGKPRLILFDLITNKQEPYSIALPDGHDLSSYRWVGNDKLLITLSSSASLLGVPIRFSQMIVYDIATRKVVPVVTGHGFGTDLTYVDPAGKFVLVTAQKTVFTYPSVFRFDFSTNEATEIVKPRERVWSWFADTSGTIRTGIASDGKKWWIYYRHDDRVDFSKSTGRTIRDDNNQIDTMAVTPDSDQGYAVATGASGRFGLYRYDFVADRLGELVYENPKVDVTDFDLTKSGQLESVSYTDDRARIRWFDPELKGVEAKLEKALPGMSIQIISMSDDRSKLVVWSTSASNPGVYYLYDRKVGRMMVIAAPFDQLIGKQLADMESVSYTARDGLDIPAYLTLPPGRAAKDLPLVIMPHGGPFARDEWSFDVWAQFLASRGYVVLQPNFRGSTGYRRQFVEKGNGQWGRGMQDDIDDGVKWLVARGLVDAKRVCIMGASFGGYAAEWAAVRNPDIYRCAISLAGVSDIAAQLKYDRKSFVAARYYRNWRDRVQGGNSVDLDAISPAKRAVDLKVPILIAHGDADTNVPPIQSKMLADALTKLGRPPEYYVYKGEGHGFSKPEDQIDFLKKVEAFLTKYNPA; encoded by the coding sequence GTGGCCCTCGTCGCCGTTGTGCTGGCGACGATGGCCGGCGCACCGCGCGCTTTGGCGGAGGCGCCAGCTGCGAGCACCGTACCGACGGCCGAAGACTTCGGCGCGCTGCCGTCGTTGCTTGCCCCGGTCATTTCGCCGGATGGCAAACGGCTCGTCGCGCGAAGCCAGGTCGAGGGTAAGCCCCGCTTGATCCTGTTCGACCTGATCACCAACAAACAGGAACCGTATTCGATTGCGTTGCCCGACGGACACGATCTGTCGTCGTATCGCTGGGTCGGGAACGACAAACTGCTGATCACCCTCAGCTCCAGCGCCAGCTTGCTGGGCGTGCCGATCCGGTTCTCGCAGATGATCGTCTACGACATCGCGACGCGCAAAGTGGTTCCGGTCGTGACGGGTCATGGTTTCGGCACCGATCTGACATATGTCGATCCCGCCGGGAAATTCGTGTTGGTGACCGCGCAGAAAACGGTGTTCACCTATCCGTCCGTTTTCCGGTTCGACTTTTCGACGAACGAAGCGACCGAGATAGTCAAACCCAGGGAGCGCGTCTGGAGCTGGTTCGCCGATACGTCGGGCACGATCCGCACCGGTATCGCGTCGGACGGCAAGAAGTGGTGGATCTATTACCGTCACGACGACCGCGTCGATTTTAGCAAATCGACCGGTCGCACGATCCGGGACGACAACAATCAGATCGATACGATGGCCGTCACGCCTGACAGCGACCAGGGATATGCCGTCGCGACCGGGGCGAGCGGTCGATTTGGCCTCTATCGCTACGACTTCGTCGCCGATCGCCTGGGTGAGCTGGTCTACGAAAACCCCAAGGTCGATGTCACGGATTTCGACCTGACCAAAAGCGGGCAGCTCGAATCCGTCAGTTACACCGATGACCGCGCGCGCATCCGGTGGTTCGACCCGGAGCTGAAGGGGGTTGAGGCCAAGCTCGAGAAAGCGCTGCCCGGCATGAGCATCCAGATCATTTCGATGAGCGATGATCGGTCCAAGCTCGTCGTGTGGTCGACGTCGGCAAGCAATCCGGGCGTCTATTATCTCTACGATCGCAAGGTGGGGCGGATGATGGTCATCGCCGCGCCGTTCGACCAACTGATCGGCAAGCAATTGGCCGACATGGAATCGGTCAGTTATACGGCCCGGGACGGGCTGGATATCCCCGCCTATCTGACGCTGCCGCCGGGGCGTGCGGCGAAGGATTTGCCGCTCGTCATCATGCCGCACGGCGGTCCGTTCGCGCGCGACGAATGGAGCTTCGACGTCTGGGCGCAATTTCTCGCGAGTCGCGGCTATGTCGTGCTCCAGCCCAATTTCCGCGGATCGACCGGTTACCGTCGCCAGTTCGTCGAAAAGGGCAACGGGCAATGGGGCCGCGGCATGCAGGACGACATCGACGACGGCGTCAAATGGCTCGTCGCGCGCGGCCTGGTCGATGCCAAACGCGTCTGCATCATGGGCGCCTCGTTCGGCGGCTATGCGGCCGAATGGGCCGCCGTACGAAACCCCGACATCTACCGCTGCGCCATCAGCCTCGCCGGGGTGTCGGATATCGCCGCACAGTTGAAATACGACCGGAAGAGCTTCGTTGCCGCGCGATATTATCGCAACTGGCGCGATCGCGTGCAGGGCGGCAATAGTGTCGATCTGGACGCGATTTCGCCGGCCAAGCGCGCTGTCGACCTGAAGGTGCCCATCCTGATTGCGCATGGCGACGCGGATACGAACGTGCCGCCCATCCAGTCTAAAATGCTGGCGGACGCGCTGACCAAGCTGGGCCGTCCGCCGGAATATTACGTCTACAAAGGCGAAGGCCACGGCTTTTCCAAGCCGGAAGATCAGATCGATTTCCTCAAGAAGGTCGAAGCGTTTCTGACAAAGTACAATCCTGCCTGA
- a CDS encoding LysR family transcriptional regulator — protein sequence MAGLDRARDLAVFAAVASTGSFSAAGRQLDLTPSGVSRTIDRIEARLGARLLLRSTRALTLTAEGRTYLGGARRILSDIDEVEQAIADQGAPRGRVRVSASVAHGRVCIVPLLKGFIERYPGIVIDVNLSDEKVDIAQGQADVAIRSGPLADSQLMARRLGDNGRTIVASPKYVAAHGAPQSPEDLAEHNCLNFNFRRVEPVWPFRRDGANFQMSVRGSVEANSGETLLQLALDGVGIARLGNFGLGRAIAEGRLVPLLEPFNPGDREVFQAVFVGGANLPARIRLLVDYLADHYGERTAG from the coding sequence ATGGCCGGGCTGGATCGAGCGAGGGATTTGGCCGTGTTCGCCGCCGTTGCATCGACCGGAAGTTTTTCCGCCGCCGGGCGACAGCTCGATCTGACACCCTCCGGCGTCAGCCGCACGATCGACCGGATCGAAGCGCGACTGGGTGCACGTCTGCTGTTGCGTTCGACACGCGCGCTAACGTTGACGGCGGAGGGGCGGACCTATCTCGGGGGTGCGCGACGCATCCTTTCGGACATCGACGAGGTGGAACAAGCGATCGCCGATCAGGGCGCGCCGCGCGGCCGCGTCCGCGTGAGCGCGTCGGTGGCGCACGGACGTGTTTGCATAGTGCCGCTGCTCAAGGGGTTCATCGAGCGATATCCGGGCATCGTCATCGACGTGAACCTGTCGGACGAGAAGGTCGACATCGCCCAAGGGCAGGCGGATGTCGCGATCCGTTCAGGACCGCTTGCCGACAGTCAGTTGATGGCAAGGCGGCTGGGCGACAACGGCCGGACGATCGTGGCCTCGCCAAAATATGTTGCCGCCCATGGCGCACCGCAAAGCCCCGAAGACTTGGCAGAGCATAACTGCCTGAACTTCAATTTTCGTCGCGTCGAACCGGTCTGGCCGTTCCGCCGCGACGGCGCGAATTTCCAGATGTCGGTGAGAGGGTCGGTTGAGGCCAATAGTGGCGAGACGCTCCTCCAGCTTGCGCTAGACGGCGTCGGAATCGCGCGCCTCGGCAATTTCGGGCTTGGTCGCGCGATTGCCGAAGGCCGGCTGGTCCCGTTGTTGGAACCGTTCAATCCTGGCGATCGCGAAGTGTTTCAGGCCGTGTTCGTCGGCGGTGCCAACTTGCCAGCACGCATCCGCCTTCTCGTCGATTATCTGGCCGATCATTATGGTGAGCGTACGGCTGGCTGA
- a CDS encoding alpha/beta fold hydrolase produces the protein MKIISFTRRVAIAAALTTSLVGLDAPAATGKATTTAPASAVRLQEIATNGTVLHVRIAGSGPAVVLLHGYGDTGDMWGPLVAELARNHTVIVPDLRGMGLSARADKGFEKANEAADIIGVMDALGIKRADVVAHDIGNMVAYALAARNADRVTKLVLMDAPIPGIGPWEEILKTPLLWHFRFGGPDMERLVAGRERIYLDRFWNEFSANPANFPEAEREHYAALYAAPGRMHAGFAQFAAFDQDAVDNRAWLAAHGKLTMPVLAIGGEKSFGPMMAIDARAGAIDVQERVIAGAGHWLMEEQPVATVAAIREFLDAQPASPAKDGLAPTALSLDQTQSMTTAGAGTGTSGVAGIKTVLLYGDPAKPGPYVLEIRVPANTAIAAHTHRDNRFATVISGTWYFGFGSNPATARVKALTAGGLYTEPGKLPHFAFTRDEAAVVRITGMGPSDTAFVAVPIAR, from the coding sequence ATGAAAATCATATCCTTCACGCGCCGGGTCGCCATCGCGGCAGCCCTTACCACGAGCCTCGTCGGCCTCGACGCTCCGGCCGCCACAGGCAAAGCCACGACGACGGCTCCAGCCAGCGCCGTCCGACTGCAGGAGATCGCGACGAACGGCACCGTGCTTCACGTCCGCATCGCCGGTTCGGGTCCGGCAGTCGTGCTGCTTCACGGTTATGGCGACACTGGCGACATGTGGGGTCCGCTGGTCGCGGAGCTCGCCCGCAACCACACCGTCATCGTTCCCGACCTGCGCGGGATGGGACTGTCGGCGCGCGCCGACAAGGGCTTCGAAAAGGCCAACGAGGCCGCCGACATCATCGGCGTGATGGATGCGCTGGGTATCAAGCGCGCCGACGTCGTCGCCCACGATATCGGCAACATGGTCGCCTATGCACTCGCCGCCCGGAACGCCGACCGCGTTACCAAGCTCGTCCTGATGGACGCGCCGATTCCCGGCATCGGACCGTGGGAGGAAATCCTCAAGACGCCGCTGCTCTGGCATTTCCGCTTCGGCGGGCCCGACATGGAACGCCTGGTCGCCGGTCGCGAGCGAATCTATCTCGACCGCTTCTGGAACGAATTCTCCGCCAATCCGGCCAACTTTCCGGAAGCCGAGCGCGAACATTACGCCGCGCTCTACGCCGCGCCGGGCCGCATGCATGCCGGCTTCGCTCAGTTCGCCGCGTTCGATCAGGACGCTGTCGATAATCGTGCCTGGCTCGCCGCGCACGGCAAACTGACCATGCCCGTCCTCGCGATCGGCGGCGAGAAGTCGTTCGGTCCGATGATGGCTATCGACGCGAGAGCCGGCGCGATCGACGTTCAAGAGCGCGTCATTGCCGGCGCCGGCCATTGGCTGATGGAGGAACAGCCCGTCGCGACGGTCGCGGCGATCCGTGAGTTTCTCGATGCCCAGCCGGCTAGTCCGGCCAAGGACGGGCTTGCCCCTACCGCGCTGTCGCTCGACCAAACGCAGTCGATGACGACCGCTGGCGCGGGGACCGGCACGTCGGGTGTCGCGGGGATCAAGACCGTCCTGCTCTATGGCGATCCCGCCAAGCCCGGCCCCTATGTGCTAGAAATCCGCGTGCCGGCCAACACGGCGATCGCCGCTCACACGCATCGCGACAATCGCTTCGCGACGGTGATTTCGGGCACATGGTATTTCGGCTTCGGCTCCAACCCGGCGACCGCGCGCGTCAAGGCGCTGACCGCAGGCGGGCTATACACCGAGCCCGGTAAGCTCCCCCACTTCGCATTCACGCGCGACGAAGCCGCGGTCGTCCGCATTACCGGCATGGGACCCAGCGACACTGCGTTCGTCGCGGTTCCCATCGCCCGCTAA